CAATCTCAAAACGGCCGTCACCAAAAGCAGTCGCTTTGAACCGACTCTGAATGAGACGTTTGCCGACTTTGCCGACCACTACGGCACTACTATTTTACCCACCCGAGCTTATCGACCACGGGATAAAGCCCTGGTCGAAGGGGCGGTCAAGATTGTCTATAATCGGATCTATGCACCGCTACGAAAACAGCGCTTTCACTCATTAACCGAGCTCAATGAGGCTATACTAGCTCTCTTAGAGCAACATAATAGCCGACCCATGAAAGGGCGCAACTATAGTCGTCGACTTCAATTTGACGAAGTTGAACGCGAAGTACTCGCACCTTTACCCCTGCTACGCTACGAGTTCAAAAAGCAATCCCATGCCACAGTGATGAAAAATGGGCATGTGTGTTTAGGGGCTGATAAGCACTATTATAGTGTACCCTATCGCTACGTTGGCCGAAAGGTCAAACTGCTTTATTCCAGCTCTACGGTGGAGATTTTTGTCCGCTATCAACGCGTGGCCCTACATCGACGGCAATATCGTCCCTACAGTTACACCACCGACAAAGAACATCTGGCCGCTACTCATCGCTTCGTAACGGATTGGTCGCCCGAGCGTTTTGTCGACTGGGCGGCTGATATCCACGAGGATGTGCGGCTCTACATCCTCAAAGTGATGGAACGTCGTCAGCATCCTGAACAGGCCTATCGCTCCTGTATGGGCATCCTGAGTCTGGCCAGTAAGGTAGGCAAAGAGCGGCTCACCAACGCCTGTCGGCGGGCGTTAGGCTTCGGCCTCTACAACTACAAAACCATCCAGGCCATCTTGGAAAAGGGGATGGATAACTATGATGAAGACGAACTTCTAGCTGAACAACCCACCATGCCTACTCACGAGAACATCCGCGGAGAGAACTACTATCAATAACCCTAAATCAATGCACCAATGAACAACAATAGCTTAGAGAAAATGCGTAAAATGAAGATGTTTGGCATGTTCCAGGCCTTCAAAACTAGTCTGGAAAGTGGCCAGCCCATCGGGTATACGATTGATGAGATGATCGCCTATCTGATTGAAGCTGAATGGGATGATCGACAGAATCGGCGGATCGAACGCCAGA
This window of the Spirosoma aerolatum genome carries:
- the istA gene encoding IS21 family transposase; the protein is MANSTISMSKIRHIFRLFSQGRSKLSIATQIGVSRNTVKRYLTALAASGLTYEDIRTLTDKDLEDLFGKTPEPKLDPRLTILQAYLPQVDKELKRKGVTRLMLWEAYRNDHSDGFHYTQFCFYYNQWKARVQPVMHLDHKAGDKLFVDFAGVKLSLVDLTTGEEKPVEVFIAILGASQLTYVQAVMSQQKEDFIAACENALHYCGGVPAAIVPDNLKTAVTKSSRFEPTLNETFADFADHYGTTILPTRAYRPRDKALVEGAVKIVYNRIYAPLRKQRFHSLTELNEAILALLEQHNSRPMKGRNYSRRLQFDEVEREVLAPLPLLRYEFKKQSHATVMKNGHVCLGADKHYYSVPYRYVGRKVKLLYSSSTVEIFVRYQRVALHRRQYRPYSYTTDKEHLAATHRFVTDWSPERFVDWAADIHEDVRLYILKVMERRQHPEQAYRSCMGILSLASKVGKERLTNACRRALGFGLYNYKTIQAILEKGMDNYDEDELLAEQPTMPTHENIRGENYYQ